From the Streptomyces pluripotens genome, one window contains:
- a CDS encoding multidrug effflux MFS transporter, translating to MPDHAAASTPETGHAGTPAAAPPPTATRRTSLLVTLVLGGLTATPPLAMDMYLPALPEVTRALHAPAATVQLTLTACLAGMALGQLVVGPLSDRWGRRRPLLTGLVVYVLATALCAFAPNVETLVAFRLAQGLAGAAGIVIARAVVRDLYDGVAMARFFSTLMLISGAAPIVAPLIGGQILRVTDWRGVFLVLTVVGAALAALTWVRLPETLPLTPAIAPAAGPSARRSHGSGVGQALRAMRGLLADLPFTGYMLAGGFAFAALFAYISASPFVIQEIYGASPQTFSLLFGLNSVGLVAAGQINGKVLVGRVSLDKVLATGLAAIVLAAGALLLISAGAFGEVGLAPVATALFVLMSAMGITLPNAQSLALLRTRHAAGSASALLGSSSFLIGAVASPLVGIAGEHTAVPMAVVQLSGALVAVTCFVGMCRPWTTHDDARTRSEGDEN from the coding sequence ATGCCCGACCACGCGGCGGCATCCACACCGGAAACGGGACACGCCGGCACCCCCGCAGCGGCACCTCCGCCGACCGCCACGCGTCGCACCAGCTTGCTCGTCACCCTCGTCCTCGGCGGCCTCACCGCGACACCCCCACTCGCGATGGACATGTACCTGCCGGCTCTGCCGGAGGTCACCAGGGCCCTGCACGCACCCGCTGCCACGGTTCAGCTCACCCTCACCGCGTGCCTGGCCGGCATGGCGCTCGGACAACTGGTGGTGGGCCCGTTGAGCGACCGCTGGGGCCGCCGCCGGCCCCTGCTGACCGGACTCGTCGTCTACGTCCTGGCGACCGCGCTGTGTGCGTTCGCCCCGAACGTCGAGACCCTGGTGGCCTTCCGCCTGGCTCAGGGCCTCGCGGGCGCGGCCGGGATCGTCATCGCACGGGCCGTCGTACGCGACCTGTACGACGGAGTGGCCATGGCACGCTTCTTCTCCACCCTGATGCTGATCTCCGGGGCCGCACCGATCGTGGCGCCACTGATCGGCGGGCAGATCCTGCGGGTGACGGACTGGCGGGGCGTGTTCCTGGTCCTCACCGTGGTCGGTGCCGCGCTCGCCGCTCTGACCTGGGTACGGCTGCCGGAGACCCTGCCGCTCACTCCGGCAATCGCCCCCGCAGCGGGGCCGAGCGCTCGGCGAAGCCACGGCAGCGGAGTCGGGCAGGCCCTGCGTGCCATGCGCGGCCTGCTCGCCGACCTCCCCTTCACCGGCTACATGCTGGCCGGCGGCTTCGCCTTCGCCGCACTGTTCGCCTACATATCCGCCTCACCGTTCGTCATCCAGGAGATCTACGGCGCCTCGCCGCAGACCTTCAGCCTGCTGTTCGGCCTCAACTCGGTCGGCCTGGTGGCCGCCGGGCAGATCAACGGCAAGGTACTGGTCGGCCGGGTCAGCCTGGACAAGGTGCTCGCCACCGGCCTGGCAGCGATCGTGCTCGCGGCCGGCGCTCTGCTGCTGATCTCCGCCGGTGCCTTCGGCGAGGTCGGACTCGCCCCCGTCGCCACTGCGCTCTTCGTCCTCATGTCCGCAATGGGCATCACCCTGCCCAACGCCCAGTCCCTCGCCCTGCTGCGCACCCGGCACGCCGCCGGCTCCGCCTCCGCGCTGCTCGGCTCCTCGTCCTTCCTCATCGGCGCGGTCGCCTCCCCGCTCGTCGGCATCGCCGGTGAGCACACCGCCGTGCCCATGGCCGTGGTCCAGCTCTCCGGCGCACTGGTCGCGGTGACCTGCTTCGTGGGCATGTGCCGCCCCTGGACCACGCACGACGACGCTCGCACGAGGTCGGAGGGAGACGAGAACTGA
- a CDS encoding SDR family oxidoreductase, whose protein sequence is MTDRQSKIAVVTGAGSGIGRAVAVELLHTGWSVALAGRHTGTLEATAALAPEGPALAVRTDVTRPQDVEGLFAATVHRFGRVDLLFNNAGTFGPGGVPVEELPYDAWRHVVDTNLNGAFLCAQAAYRRMKEQDPRGGRIINNGSLSAHTPRPHSVAYTATKHALTGLTKSLSLDGRTHGIAVGQIDIGNATTDMTARMQTGTLQANGEVAPEPVMDVADVARTVRHMAELPLEANVQFATVLATGMPYIGRG, encoded by the coding sequence ATGACTGACAGGCAATCGAAGATCGCGGTGGTGACCGGCGCCGGTTCCGGCATCGGGCGGGCCGTCGCGGTGGAACTGTTGCACACCGGCTGGTCGGTGGCACTGGCGGGCCGGCACACCGGGACGCTGGAGGCGACGGCGGCGCTGGCGCCGGAGGGCCCCGCACTCGCCGTGCGCACCGACGTGACCCGGCCGCAGGACGTGGAGGGGCTGTTCGCGGCGACCGTGCACCGGTTCGGCCGAGTGGACCTGCTGTTCAACAACGCGGGCACCTTCGGACCCGGTGGAGTCCCGGTCGAGGAACTACCCTACGACGCCTGGCGGCACGTAGTGGACACGAACCTCAACGGGGCGTTCCTGTGCGCGCAGGCGGCGTACCGGCGGATGAAGGAGCAGGACCCGCGGGGCGGCCGGATCATCAACAACGGCTCCCTCTCGGCCCACACACCCCGCCCGCACTCGGTCGCCTACACCGCCACCAAGCACGCACTGACCGGACTGACCAAATCACTGTCCCTGGACGGGCGAACGCACGGCATCGCGGTGGGCCAGATCGACATCGGCAACGCGACCACGGACATGACGGCCCGTATGCAGACCGGCACGCTCCAGGCGAACGGGGAAGTAGCCCCGGAACCGGTGATGGACGTGGCCGATGTGGCGCGCACCGTACGACACATGGCAGAGCTGCCACTGGAGGCGAACGTGCAGTTCGCAACGGTACTGGCGACGGGGATGCCGTACATCGGGCGCGGCTGA
- a CDS encoding D-alanyl-D-alanine carboxypeptidase family protein — protein MRECSRLSRRAALGLTAAALPLSVATPAAAATVIGGERLARSGVQVRGASGLPKKLTARAWLVADCESGEVLASFNAHRRLAPASTLKMLFADTVLKKFDRTMRYTVKDADVDDVPAGSSLVGIKPGITYTVEQLWQGVFLRSGNDAVHVLAHMNGGIARTVAEMQAKAEDLQALDTHVVSPDGFDHKGQLSSAYDLTLFARHGLKDPDFRGYCGTRTADFPAGGKKTFQIQNTDRLLTGAWGLKTYDGLFGVKNGYTSHAGNTFTGVATRGGRTLLVTVMHPAAGSNAVYEQTAALFDWGFGRGGSAQAVGMLVAPLSEGGASASPAPARKAAPPASGAAGSASGGHSAVGLLEGAAGAVVVLGAGAWVLRRRRAATAPASAADGDAETTEYGGRHRR, from the coding sequence GTGCGTGAATGTTCCCGGCTCAGCCGGCGTGCCGCCCTCGGGCTGACGGCCGCCGCCCTTCCCCTGTCCGTGGCCACTCCGGCCGCAGCCGCCACCGTCATCGGCGGTGAGCGCCTGGCCCGCAGCGGTGTCCAGGTGCGTGGTGCCTCCGGCCTGCCGAAGAAGCTCACCGCCCGCGCGTGGCTCGTCGCCGACTGCGAGAGCGGGGAGGTGCTCGCCTCGTTCAACGCGCATCGGCGCCTCGCCCCCGCGTCCACGCTGAAGATGCTGTTCGCGGACACCGTGCTGAAGAAGTTCGACCGCACCATGCGGTACACCGTCAAGGACGCCGATGTCGACGATGTCCCGGCCGGGTCCAGCCTCGTCGGCATCAAGCCCGGCATCACCTACACCGTCGAGCAGCTGTGGCAGGGAGTGTTCCTGCGCTCCGGCAACGACGCCGTACACGTGCTCGCGCACATGAACGGCGGGATCGCCAGGACGGTCGCCGAGATGCAGGCCAAGGCGGAGGACCTGCAGGCCCTGGACACCCACGTGGTCAGCCCCGACGGCTTCGACCACAAGGGGCAGCTCTCTTCGGCGTACGACCTCACGCTGTTCGCCCGCCATGGTCTGAAGGACCCGGACTTCCGCGGTTACTGCGGTACGAGGACCGCCGATTTTCCGGCGGGTGGCAAGAAGACCTTCCAGATCCAGAACACCGACCGCCTGCTGACCGGGGCGTGGGGCCTGAAGACGTACGACGGGCTCTTCGGCGTCAAGAACGGCTACACCAGCCACGCGGGCAACACCTTCACCGGCGTCGCCACCCGCGGCGGGCGCACCCTGCTGGTCACTGTGATGCACCCGGCGGCGGGCAGCAACGCCGTCTACGAGCAGACCGCTGCGCTGTTCGACTGGGGCTTCGGTCGCGGTGGTTCGGCGCAGGCCGTGGGCATGCTCGTCGCCCCTCTCAGCGAAGGCGGCGCGAGCGCGAGTCCGGCTCCCGCGCGGAAGGCGGCCCCGCCGGCGTCCGGCGCCGCCGGTTCGGCCTCAGGCGGCCACTCCGCCGTGGGGCTGTTGGAGGGTGCTGCGGGTGCGGTGGTGGTGCTCGGGGCCGGGGCCTGGGTGCTCCGGCGTCGCCGGGCCGCAACGGCACCCGCTTCGGCGGCCGACGGGGACGCGGAGACCACGGAGTACGGCGGTCGGCACCGTCGCTGA
- a CDS encoding nuclear transport factor 2 family protein, whose product MTIQPAKLSDPAVRAFVNAVNSHDREGFMALLAPGATMSDDGSDRDLADWIDREIFSSHGHMEVDNESDGGQTLLARYRNDTWGEMRTKWSFTVEGDGRISRFETGQG is encoded by the coding sequence ATGACGATTCAGCCAGCCAAACTCAGCGATCCGGCGGTCCGGGCCTTCGTCAACGCCGTCAACTCACATGACCGCGAAGGCTTCATGGCCCTCCTCGCACCCGGTGCGACCATGTCCGACGACGGTTCTGACCGCGACCTCGCGGACTGGATCGACCGCGAGATCTTTTCGTCCCACGGCCATATGGAGGTCGACAACGAGTCCGACGGAGGTCAGACGCTGCTCGCCCGCTACCGTAACGACACCTGGGGTGAGATGCGCACCAAGTGGTCCTTCACCGTCGAGGGCGACGGGCGGATCTCGCGATTCGAGACCGGGCAGGGTTGA
- a CDS encoding DoxX family membrane protein, with the protein MTCYDRRDLGLLLLRWGTGGVLAAHGAQKLLGWFGGHGLDDTGRFMESIGYAPGRVSATAAGLGEAGGGALLALGLATPAAGAAAAGAMAGAAAVHTPNGFFAQNGGFEYAASLGLAAAGLAVTGPGRLSLDHALGHVLNRGWMVPLALGVAAAVTTAVVGARNQRVRATAEGKQEVLFEE; encoded by the coding sequence GTGACCTGTTACGACCGACGTGATCTGGGTCTGCTGCTGCTCCGGTGGGGAACCGGCGGGGTGTTGGCCGCGCATGGTGCCCAGAAGCTGCTCGGCTGGTTCGGCGGGCACGGCCTGGACGACACCGGCCGGTTCATGGAATCCATCGGCTATGCGCCCGGCAGAGTGAGCGCGACGGCGGCCGGCCTCGGGGAGGCGGGCGGCGGCGCGCTCCTCGCCCTGGGCCTGGCGACCCCGGCGGCGGGCGCGGCGGCGGCCGGTGCGATGGCGGGGGCCGCGGCGGTGCACACGCCCAACGGATTCTTCGCCCAGAACGGTGGCTTCGAGTACGCGGCAAGTCTCGGTCTGGCCGCGGCCGGGCTCGCCGTCACCGGCCCCGGCCGCCTCTCCCTGGACCACGCGCTCGGTCATGTCCTCAACCGGGGCTGGATGGTCCCGCTGGCTCTGGGGGTCGCGGCGGCGGTCACCACGGCGGTGGTGGGCGCGCGGAACCAGCGGGTACGGGCGACTGCGGAGGGGAAGCAAGAGGTGCTGTTCGAGGAGTAG
- a CDS encoding MazG-like family protein, protein MTHPGTSPDTDTGNGTATTSTTGTALWQTVDELWSRLEASRPHTGTEGVLLRVLKLSEEVGEVAEAIIGTTGQNPRKGITHTWEDVQAELCDVAITALVALRTLTPEAREVFVRHLGRVASRPHTPAQG, encoded by the coding sequence ATGACCCATCCCGGCACCAGCCCCGACACGGACACCGGCAACGGCACCGCCACCACCAGTACCACCGGAACCGCCCTCTGGCAGACCGTCGACGAACTCTGGTCCCGCCTGGAGGCGAGCCGCCCCCACACGGGCACGGAGGGCGTACTGCTGCGCGTACTCAAACTGTCGGAGGAGGTCGGCGAGGTGGCCGAGGCGATCATCGGCACCACGGGCCAGAACCCCCGCAAGGGCATCACCCACACGTGGGAGGACGTACAGGCGGAACTGTGCGACGTGGCCATCACCGCACTGGTGGCGCTGCGCACGCTGACACCGGAGGCACGCGAGGTGTTCGTACGACACCTGGGCCGGGTTGCCTCCCGACCCCACACGCCCGCGCAGGGATGA